The Microbacterium esteraromaticum genome contains the following window.
CCGGTCGCCTCGGCGACAGCATCCGCTGCCACGCTCAGCGGTGGACCGACGAGCAGCGTCGCCGTGCCCGCGAGCAACACGCCCGAGGCTGCGATGGTGAGAACTCCGAGCACGTACCGCAGTACGGGGCCGGCGATGGCGAGCACAGCTCCGAGCGCCAGCACCGCCAGCGAGAGCGGCGCGAGCAGCGTCAACGCATCGGCGCCGGCGATCAGCAGCGGCTCGACAGCATCCGAGCGTTCGACGACCAACCAGGTCTGCGTCGAAGAGACGATTCCGATCGCACCGGCGAGCAGGATCGTCAGGACGGAGAGCATTCTTGCGCGACGCTTCATCGCTCCTCCCCTGCCAGATCGAACTCTCGATCATCGAAGCACGTACGGCTGCCGGTGTGGCAGGCGGGGCCATGCTGATCGACGGTGAGCAGAAGCGTGTCGCCGTCGCAGTCCGTGGCGACGGCATGGACGCGCTGAGTATTGCCCGACGTGTCGCCCTTGCGCCAGTACTCCTGGCGGGAGCGCGACCAATACACGGCCCGTCCTTCCGCGAGGGTGCGGCGCAAGGCCTCAGCGTTCATCCACGCGAGCATCAGC
Protein-coding sequences here:
- a CDS encoding Trp biosynthesis-associated membrane protein, with the translated sequence MKRRARMLSVLTILLAGAIGIVSSTQTWLVVERSDAVEPLLIAGADALTLLAPLSLAVLALGAVLAIAGPVLRYVLGVLTIAASGVLLAGTATLLVGPPLSVAADAVAEATGLSGDSALYTIVAKIEPTGWPAIALAAWVLLLLASVFVLFTARGWASGGRRYRAASEAKHHDDGPLDAIDSWDELSQGTDPTDAAR
- the hisI gene encoding phosphoribosyl-AMP cyclohydrolase — protein: MTDPNEARIADITWNDAGLAPVIVQQYDTREVLMLAWMNAEALRRTLAEGRAVYWSRSRQEYWRKGDTSGNTQRVHAVATDCDGDTLLLTVDQHGPACHTGSRTCFDDREFDLAGEER